CAACCTGATTCATTTCAGAGAAATCAATGGTTACTCCACCTGAAAAAGGCAATACATGCCCTTCAATGGAAGAGCCGACACCAAAAGGAATAACAGGCACTTCATACTCATTACATAACTTAACTACCGTCACTACATCTTCTGTAGAACGTGCAAACACCACCGCATCTGGAGGACAAATATCATACATTGACTCATCACGCCCATGATGTTCTCTTACGGCTAATGCAGTGGATACTTGATCACCTAAGGAAAGCTTTAATGCATTTAAAAAAAGATCAGGTAATGGTTTTCTAGTATGAGTATTCATTTCTATCCTACAAAGATAACTAATAATCAAAATAACACAAAGCTAAGACGGTAATTAATACAAATAGTTTCCCATAAACAAAGCATCCTAAAAGAATCATGACTATTTACTTAAGAAGCTAATAGTTACTATCGTCTTTACTATAAAACAGAGTTATCATAATAATCCTTTGTAAAACCAAATACTAACAGCCAACTACAATAGATAACTTATAGCTGACTTCTTTAGTATTCCCACTTTTTAAAATAAACATTAGAGCGTGTTATGCGTAAATCTGCTGATTTTTTTATGTTTCAAGTAATGCTTATACTTTGTGTTACTTGGGGATTACAACAAATCGCTATTAAACTAGTGGTGGGAGATATTGCTACCATTGTACAAGCCAGTCTACGCTCAGGTATTGCTGCTTTTTTAGTAGCTATTGTATTAGTTATTAAAGGAGGTTGGCAGCCTTCATGGCAAGGTACTTCTAAAGCAGGTATGGTGGTGGGATTACTATTTGCTAGTGAATTTTTATTTATTGCACTTGGTTTACAATATACCTCTGCCTCACACATGGCCGTATTTCTTTATACAGCTCCCATTTTTTCTGCCTTAGGATTAAACTTTTTTGTTGCCAGCGAACGCTTAAAGCCTTTGCAATGGCTTGGTATTACTGTCTGCTTTATTGGGGTACTAGTGGCTTTTGGTGGTAGCATTTCCTTTAGTGAAATGAATACCACGATATTACTAGGTGACTTATTTGGATTACTTGCAGGTATTGCATGGGGAGCAACTACGGTAGTAGTACGATCAACTAAACTCTCTGAAGCACCAGCCAGTCTAACTTTATTTTATCAACTATTTATTGCTTTTATTTCACTACTACTGATTGCATTAGTAACAGGACAATTTGCTACGTTTAACTTAACACCTATGTCTGTGAGTAGTTTACTGTTCCAAGGTGTTATTGTTTCTTTTGTCAGCTACTTAGTATGGTTCTGGTTACTACGCCAATATTTAGCCAATAATTTAGCCGTATTTTCTTTTATGACCCCTATGTTTGGTGTAACTTTTGGTGTATTAATACTAGGCGAAAAGCTTACAATTAACTTTATTATAGGCGCAATTCTTATTTTACTAGGTATCCTTCTAGTAAGTGGTGAGGCAGCATTAACACGTTTTATTAAAGGTTTAAATTAGTTAAAATAAACAGAGGTAACAATGATATTGCATCAATGGACACAAAACCCTCAAGAAGCAATTACTATACAAAAACAACTAGCATCGCAAGTGGAAAGAACAGACCAACTCCCTGCTACTATTAACTATATTGCAGGCGTAGATATAGGTTTTGAACAACAAAATGACACCACCTTAACCCGTGCAGTTATTGTCGTATTAGAATATCCCTCACTTAAAGTAGTGGACTATGCACTCCATCGTGAAGTAACAAGAATGCCCTATATCCCAGGGTTATTATCTTTT
This portion of the Entomomonas sp. E2T0 genome encodes:
- a CDS encoding DMT family transporter; its protein translation is MRKSADFFMFQVMLILCVTWGLQQIAIKLVVGDIATIVQASLRSGIAAFLVAIVLVIKGGWQPSWQGTSKAGMVVGLLFASEFLFIALGLQYTSASHMAVFLYTAPIFSALGLNFFVASERLKPLQWLGITVCFIGVLVAFGGSISFSEMNTTILLGDLFGLLAGIAWGATTVVVRSTKLSEAPASLTLFYQLFIAFISLLLIALVTGQFATFNLTPMSVSSLLFQGVIVSFVSYLVWFWLLRQYLANNLAVFSFMTPMFGVTFGVLILGEKLTINFIIGAILILLGILLVSGEAALTRFIKGLN